A genomic segment from Geitlerinema sp. PCC 7407 encodes:
- a CDS encoding SH3 domain-containing protein, which produces MKLRFVSSSVSALIVALSFPLSVLARPAALTTQDPGSQINVRSGPSVSASTPHYGLAGDRIETLDEIRDANGDRWYYVRFSSSNAEGWVRADFVRFLDGSDSRAESRNEPSSRDNGDRPRDGVPEQALEICRDRVRNAYPRLSARDITVRASSQRGDGSYSMTWRTVEDAEGFCRLSRNGGVLEFYTVLEPSSRPASDRSASEATVVSFETDGHAVRIFRRDGGLQLNLYNKRSNRTVLQGVPVEQTSNDQVTRYIYRADRPVTVEVERGGQRWLNVPQGQRIQRERGY; this is translated from the coding sequence ATGAAACTTCGTTTTGTTTCGAGCTCTGTCTCTGCTCTGATTGTGGCCCTCAGTTTTCCCCTCTCGGTGCTGGCGCGACCGGCTGCCCTCACCACCCAGGACCCCGGCAGCCAGATCAACGTGCGCAGCGGGCCTTCCGTTTCGGCGAGCACTCCCCACTACGGGTTGGCGGGCGATCGCATCGAGACCCTCGACGAAATCCGCGATGCCAACGGCGATCGCTGGTACTACGTCCGCTTCAGCAGCAGCAACGCCGAAGGCTGGGTCCGGGCGGATTTTGTGCGCTTTCTAGACGGCAGCGACAGCCGTGCAGAAAGCCGCAATGAGCCCAGCAGCCGCGACAACGGCGATCGCCCCCGAGACGGGGTCCCCGAGCAAGCCCTCGAGATCTGCCGCGATCGCGTCCGCAACGCCTATCCGCGCCTCAGCGCCCGAGACATCACGGTGCGGGCCAGCAGTCAGCGCGGCGACGGCAGCTACAGCATGACTTGGCGGACGGTAGAAGACGCAGAGGGCTTCTGCCGCCTCAGCCGCAACGGCGGGGTGCTGGAGTTTTACACCGTTCTCGAACCGAGCAGTCGCCCTGCCAGCGATCGCTCCGCCAGCGAAGCCACCGTCGTTTCCTTCGAGACGGACGGCCACGCCGTGCGGATCTTCCGGCGCGATGGCGGCCTCCAGCTCAACCTCTACAACAAGCGCAGCAACCGCACCGTCCTGCAAGGGGTCCCGGTCGAGCAAACCAGCAACGACCAGGTCACACGCTACATCTACCGGGCCGATCGGCCGGTCACCGTGGAGGTCGAGCGCGGCGGCCAGCGGTGGCTGAACGTGCCCCAGGGACAGCGAATCCAGCGAGAGCGCGGGTACTAG
- a CDS encoding DUF697 domain-containing protein has protein sequence MARKEVVALPGSRGSETGGDRLNAAGLPEDLDAGLEQILTGFDDIQEELNYREAQEALRDLVSRLDLSPEERAGLEAEIENLAAMLDKLENSVIHIAAFGMVGRGKSSILNALLGEALFETGPIHGVTQDIRRSRWTLSQESLLENGDRNLVRVALQGLGNSRIELTDTPGIDEVHGEEREALARQVAHQADLLLFIVAGDITKVEYAALSELRKANKPILLVFNKIDQYPDADRLAIYQKIRDERVKELLSPDEIVMAAASPLVPEAVRRPDGGLTVQLRLGPPQVDDLKLRILEILHREGKSLVALNTMLYADTVNEQLLARKRAIRDRSANRIIWNGVMAKALAVALNPVTVVDMLSGVAIDVAMILTLSRLYGISMTEQGAIALLQRIALSMGGITASELLANLGLSSLKGVLGLSVPATGGMAIAPYLSVALTQASVAGVSSYGIGQVAKTYLINGASWGPDGPKAVVERILNSLDERSIMARIREELQARITQRSPTP, from the coding sequence ATGGCGAGGAAGGAGGTTGTGGCATTGCCAGGGTCAAGAGGCTCGGAAACGGGAGGCGATCGCCTCAATGCAGCGGGACTGCCGGAGGATCTCGACGCAGGCCTGGAGCAGATCCTCACGGGATTTGACGATATCCAGGAGGAGCTGAACTATCGCGAGGCCCAGGAGGCGCTGCGAGATCTGGTGAGCCGCCTGGATTTGTCGCCGGAGGAGCGGGCGGGCCTAGAGGCCGAGATTGAGAACTTGGCCGCCATGCTCGACAAGCTGGAGAATTCGGTGATTCACATCGCGGCGTTTGGGATGGTGGGCCGCGGCAAGTCGTCGATTTTGAATGCGCTGCTGGGCGAGGCGCTGTTTGAGACGGGGCCGATCCACGGGGTGACCCAGGACATTCGGCGATCGCGCTGGACCCTGAGCCAGGAGTCGCTGCTGGAAAATGGCGATCGCAATTTGGTGCGGGTGGCGCTGCAAGGATTGGGCAACTCTCGCATTGAGCTCACGGACACCCCCGGCATCGACGAGGTCCACGGGGAGGAGCGCGAAGCCCTGGCTCGCCAGGTGGCTCACCAAGCCGACCTGCTGCTGTTTATCGTGGCCGGGGACATTACCAAGGTCGAGTACGCGGCGCTGTCGGAGCTGCGCAAAGCCAACAAACCGATCCTGCTGGTCTTTAACAAGATCGACCAGTATCCCGACGCCGATCGCCTGGCGATCTACCAAAAGATTCGCGATGAGCGGGTCAAGGAGCTGCTGTCGCCCGACGAGATCGTGATGGCGGCGGCGTCGCCGCTGGTGCCGGAGGCGGTGCGGCGACCGGATGGGGGGCTGACGGTGCAGCTGCGCTTGGGGCCGCCCCAGGTGGATGACCTCAAGCTGCGGATCTTGGAGATTTTGCATCGCGAAGGCAAGTCCTTGGTGGCCCTCAACACGATGCTCTACGCCGACACGGTGAATGAGCAGCTGCTGGCGCGCAAGCGGGCCATTCGCGATCGCAGCGCCAACCGGATCATCTGGAATGGGGTGATGGCCAAGGCCCTGGCGGTGGCGCTCAACCCGGTGACGGTGGTGGACATGCTGAGCGGCGTGGCCATCGATGTGGCGATGATTTTGACGCTGTCGCGCCTGTACGGCATTTCGATGACGGAGCAGGGGGCGATCGCCCTGTTGCAGCGAATTGCGCTGAGCATGGGCGGCATCACGGCCAGCGAGCTGCTGGCCAACCTGGGCCTGAGCTCCCTCAAGGGGGTGCTGGGCCTATCGGTCCCGGCGACGGGCGGCATGGCGATCGCCCCTTACCTGTCGGTGGCCCTGACCCAGGCCAGCGTGGCGGGGGTTTCCTCCTACGGCATCGGCCAAGTGGCCAAGACCTATTTGATCAACGGCGCGTCCTGGGGGCCGGATGGCCCCAAGGCCGTCGTGGAGCGGATTTTGAACTCGCTGGATGAGCGCTCCATCATGGCCCGGATTCGCGAGGAGCTCCAGGCCCGGATCACCCAGCGATCGCCCACGCCCTAG
- the rpsU gene encoding 30S ribosomal protein S21: protein MTQVVLGENEGIESALRRFKRQVSRAGILADVKCRRHFETPHEKRKRKAVAARRKRRFR from the coding sequence ATGACCCAAGTGGTTCTCGGAGAAAACGAAGGTATTGAGTCCGCATTGCGTCGATTCAAGCGCCAAGTTTCTCGGGCAGGAATCTTGGCTGACGTGAAATGTCGTCGTCACTTCGAAACTCCCCACGAGAAGCGCAAGCGTAAGGCTGTGGCTGCACGTCGCAAGAGACGGTTCCGTTAA
- the rpsP gene encoding 30S ribosomal protein S16 produces MIKLRLKRFGKKREASYRIVATQSTSRRDGRPLEELGFYNPRTDETQLDVEAIVKRLQTGAQPTPTVRRILEKANVLEQVKA; encoded by the coding sequence ATGATTAAACTGCGCCTAAAGCGATTTGGAAAGAAGCGGGAAGCGAGCTACCGGATTGTGGCTACCCAAAGCACCTCTCGCCGCGACGGTCGTCCCCTAGAAGAGCTGGGCTTCTACAATCCCCGCACCGACGAAACCCAACTGGATGTTGAGGCGATCGTCAAGCGACTGCAAACCGGCGCACAGCCGACTCCCACCGTGCGTCGCATCCTCGAGAAAGCAAATGTCCTCGAACAGGTCAAGGCCTGA
- a CDS encoding KH domain-containing protein: protein MANQSSPKHPDYAGLVRFLMEPLLDSADSLRVDCEVSSNQTRALVRLAVDGPEKGRAFGRGGRNIYAIRTVLSAAAQAVGQTVHLDVFGGIPHGPEGEREHSPRSASHGRPERRDGDRPPRPTRRSVDSQ from the coding sequence ATGGCGAACCAGTCCTCTCCAAAACATCCGGATTATGCAGGCCTGGTTCGTTTTTTGATGGAGCCTCTCCTCGATAGCGCTGACTCGCTGCGGGTGGACTGCGAAGTCTCTTCGAATCAGACACGAGCGCTGGTTCGCCTTGCCGTTGATGGGCCAGAAAAGGGGCGTGCTTTTGGGCGCGGTGGCCGAAACATTTATGCGATTCGCACGGTTTTGTCAGCGGCTGCTCAGGCAGTGGGCCAAACGGTGCATCTAGATGTGTTCGGCGGCATTCCCCACGGCCCCGAGGGTGAGCGGGAGCATTCGCCTCGGTCTGCTTCGCATGGACGCCCGGAGCGTCGCGACGGCGATCGCCCGCCTCGGCCAACCCGGCGATCGGTCGATTCTCAGTGA